A region of Oceanicoccus sp. KOV_DT_Chl DNA encodes the following proteins:
- the trmB gene encoding tRNA (guanosine(46)-N7)-methyltransferase TrmB, giving the protein MSADSVTPQVNSSATPEERKRRSIRSFVLRTGRMTPGQQKAYDQYWPLKGLTLGDGVINFSAVFGREADTVLEIGFGMGASLVEMAKAAPDKNFIGIEVHAPGVGKLLHGMGEQQVENIRVYCDDAVEVLNQCIEDNSLDRIQIYFPDPWHKKKHNKRRLIQPAFVQTLRNKLKPKGILHLATDWEHYAEQMMEVMTAADGFSNQADEYCFSPRPEYRPITKFEKRGERLGHGVWDLLFAKTH; this is encoded by the coding sequence ATGAGTGCTGATTCAGTAACACCGCAAGTTAATTCCTCCGCTACGCCAGAGGAGCGCAAGCGTCGATCGATTCGCAGCTTTGTATTACGCACCGGGCGCATGACGCCGGGTCAGCAAAAAGCCTATGATCAGTATTGGCCGCTTAAAGGTTTAACTTTGGGTGATGGCGTTATCAACTTTTCCGCTGTTTTTGGCCGAGAAGCTGACACTGTTTTAGAGATCGGTTTCGGCATGGGTGCGTCGTTAGTGGAAATGGCAAAAGCGGCTCCCGATAAAAACTTTATCGGTATCGAAGTGCATGCTCCAGGTGTGGGTAAGCTCCTGCATGGTATGGGCGAACAGCAAGTGGAAAATATTCGCGTGTATTGCGATGATGCCGTAGAGGTTTTAAATCAGTGTATAGAAGATAATAGCCTTGATCGTATTCAAATTTATTTTCCAGATCCCTGGCACAAAAAAAAACACAATAAACGCCGCTTGATTCAGCCCGCTTTTGTGCAGACGCTACGTAATAAACTTAAACCTAAAGGCATTTTGCATTTAGCGACTGATTGGGAACATTATGCGGAACAAATGATGGAAGTCATGACGGCTGCCGATGGGTTCAGTAATCAGGCTGATGAGTATTGTTTTTCGCCACGGCCAGAGTATCGACCTATCACAAAATTTGAAAAAAGGGGTGAGCGCTTAGGGCATGGGGTGTGGGATTTACTGTTCGCTAAAACGCACTAG
- a CDS encoding DUF423 domain-containing protein, translating into MAKTFLLIAAISGLMAVAIGAFGAHGLKARLTEDLMAVYQTGVQYHFYHTLALMLVGTLALQMPMPLLNWSGCLFIVGMIIFSGSLYLLALTGIKWLGAITPLGGVAMIAGWLSLAVAVYKGME; encoded by the coding sequence ATGGCAAAAACATTTCTATTGATAGCTGCGATTAGCGGTTTAATGGCCGTGGCGATTGGTGCGTTTGGCGCGCATGGTTTGAAAGCAAGATTAACGGAAGATTTGATGGCGGTCTATCAAACCGGAGTGCAGTATCATTTTTATCATACGCTGGCGTTGATGTTAGTGGGGACGCTGGCCTTGCAAATGCCAATGCCGTTATTAAATTGGAGTGGCTGTTTATTTATTGTGGGGATGATTATTTTTTCAGGAAGTTTGTACCTGTTGGCCTTGACTGGCATTAAATGGTTAGGAGCTATTACGCCTTTAGGCGGAGTGGCAATGATAGCGGGTTGGTTGAGTTTAGCCGTAGCGGTCTATAAAGGGATGGAGTAA
- the rpoH gene encoding RNA polymerase sigma factor RpoH — MSTALQTVNLVPGSNLNAYMQTVNTFPVLTAERERELGEELYYHENLEAARELVMSHLRFVVHIAKSYKGYGLPLADLIQEGNIGLMKAVKRFNPEKGVRLVSFAVHWVKAEMHEFILRNWRIVKVATTKAQRKLFFNLRGAKKKLAWLTNDEAHAVADDLGVDIKEVRRMESRLTASDLGFDAGADDDDDGIVAPAHYLEDKSANPALLLEDADWEQNSNQHLHIALDQLDERSRDILQARWLSDSKATLHELADKYGVSAERVRQLEQNAMKKVRATMEA; from the coding sequence ATGAGTACTGCACTACAGACTGTTAATTTGGTACCGGGGAGCAACCTCAACGCCTACATGCAGACTGTGAATACCTTTCCGGTCTTGACTGCTGAGCGCGAGCGCGAGCTGGGCGAAGAGCTCTATTACCATGAAAATTTAGAAGCTGCCCGTGAGCTGGTTATGTCTCACTTGCGCTTTGTCGTCCATATTGCCAAGTCATACAAAGGCTATGGTTTGCCTTTAGCCGATTTGATTCAGGAAGGTAATATTGGCCTGATGAAAGCGGTAAAGCGCTTTAATCCGGAAAAAGGCGTCCGTTTGGTGTCTTTTGCAGTGCATTGGGTAAAAGCAGAAATGCACGAATTTATCCTGCGCAACTGGCGGATTGTGAAAGTCGCTACCACTAAAGCACAGCGTAAATTGTTTTTTAATCTTCGTGGCGCCAAGAAAAAGCTGGCGTGGTTAACCAATGATGAAGCGCATGCGGTTGCCGATGATCTAGGTGTAGATATTAAAGAAGTCCGCCGCATGGAAAGCCGGTTAACGGCTTCAGACTTGGGCTTTGATGCGGGTGCGGATGACGATGATGATGGTATTGTCGCTCCTGCTCATTATCTGGAAGATAAGTCTGCTAATCCTGCCTTGCTATTAGAAGATGCAGATTGGGAGCAGAACAGTAACCAACACTTACATATTGCATTGGATCAGCTGGACGAGCGCAGTCGTGATATTTTGCAGGCGCGCTGGTTATCAGATAGTAAAGCCACCTTGCATGAGCTGGCCGATAAGTATGGTGTTTCAGCTGAGCGTGTGCGCCAGCTGGAACAAAATGCAATGAAAAAAGTGCGAGCCACTATGGAAGCCTAA
- the ftsX gene encoding permease-like cell division protein FtsX: protein MNKQNPRKDSRAGSSPKKEKGASQSRTSTSDKMNSYIAHHKLVAVDSFKRLLSTPIPSLMTWLVIGIALALPTGLFVALGNLDAVSRGWDGAAQISLFVNKVVSEEDSRQLAKKLRLRTDIAEVEYISRSQALEEFQALSGYGDVLAHLDQNPLPAVIVVRPVEKEISAAATEALFNELKSLPQIEQAILDLEWVQRLYSMMELGRRLTLALAALLSLGVLLVIGNTIRLAIESRRDEIVIVKLVGATNTFVRRPFLYTGLWYGFGGGIVCWLTISVSLFWLSGPIANLAGLYQSQFQLQGLGIGETLLLWLSSAGLGLIGAWLAVGKHLGAIEPR from the coding sequence ATGAATAAGCAAAATCCTCGAAAAGACAGCCGCGCTGGTAGTTCGCCTAAAAAAGAAAAAGGCGCTAGCCAAAGTCGCACCAGCACCAGCGATAAGATGAATAGCTATATTGCCCATCATAAATTGGTGGCGGTAGACAGTTTTAAGCGCTTGTTGAGCACTCCTATTCCAAGCCTGATGACCTGGCTGGTGATCGGTATTGCATTGGCCTTGCCCACAGGCTTGTTTGTAGCGCTGGGTAATCTTGATGCTGTTAGCCGCGGCTGGGACGGTGCTGCGCAAATCTCCTTGTTCGTTAATAAAGTGGTTTCCGAGGAAGATAGTCGGCAACTAGCCAAAAAACTGCGGTTGCGGACAGATATTGCCGAGGTGGAGTATATTTCCCGCAGTCAGGCGCTGGAGGAATTTCAAGCGCTATCGGGTTATGGCGATGTTTTGGCTCACCTGGATCAAAACCCGCTGCCAGCAGTGATTGTTGTCCGGCCGGTGGAAAAGGAGATTTCAGCTGCAGCTACCGAAGCACTATTTAATGAATTGAAAAGCCTGCCCCAGATAGAGCAGGCAATACTGGATCTAGAGTGGGTACAGCGCTTATATAGCATGATGGAGTTAGGTCGGCGCTTAACGCTAGCATTGGCGGCCCTACTATCGCTGGGGGTGCTGCTGGTAATTGGTAATACCATTCGGCTGGCAATTGAAAGCCGGCGCGATGAGATAGTTATTGTCAAACTGGTGGGGGCAACCAACACCTTTGTGCGTCGCCCCTTTCTCTATACTGGTTTATGGTATGGCTTTGGTGGCGGTATTGTCTGTTGGCTAACCATCTCAGTGAGCTTGTTTTGGCTAAGTGGGCCGATTGCTAATCTGGCAGGCTTGTATCAAAGCCAGTTTCAATTGCAGGGCTTGGGTATAGGCGAAACCTTGTTACTGTGGTTGAGCAGTGCGGGTTTGGGTTTGATTGGTGCCTGGTTAGCAGTAGGCAAGCACTTGGGCGCTATTGAGCCTCGATAA
- the ftsY gene encoding signal recognition particle-docking protein FtsY, with product MKFFDRFKSNPETNADELSSAEPEVVDVAVEPETASPEDNDTSKSGFFSRLKSGLKKTSSSFASGMGTIFLGKKEIDDELLDDLETQLLVADVGIEATREIMEKLTQQVSRKELFDADALYQSLQKELAALLHGSAIPLQIDSGKKPYVILMVGVNGVGKTTTIGKLSKRFQSEGKSVMLAAGDTFRAAAVEQLQVWGERNNVPVIAQHSGADSASVIFDAVQAAQARNIDVLIADTAGRLHNKDNLMEELKKVVRVMAKLDDTAPHEVMLVLDAGTGQNALSQAKSFQQVVGVSGLTLTKLDGTAKGGIIFAISKQLDIPIRFIGVGEKVDDLRPFVAEDFVAALFDVDQ from the coding sequence ATGAAGTTCTTTGATCGCTTTAAATCCAACCCCGAAACAAATGCTGACGAGCTTAGCTCCGCCGAGCCAGAGGTCGTTGACGTTGCCGTAGAACCAGAAACAGCTTCCCCGGAAGATAACGATACGTCCAAGTCGGGTTTTTTCTCTCGACTGAAAAGCGGGTTGAAGAAAACCAGCAGCAGTTTTGCCAGCGGTATGGGCACTATCTTTCTCGGCAAAAAAGAAATTGATGACGAGCTGTTGGATGATTTGGAAACCCAGCTACTGGTTGCCGATGTTGGCATTGAAGCGACTCGCGAGATTATGGAAAAGTTAACCCAACAGGTGTCGCGGAAAGAATTATTTGATGCAGATGCTTTGTACCAGTCTTTACAAAAAGAGTTAGCAGCGTTGTTGCATGGCAGTGCCATACCATTACAGATCGATAGTGGTAAAAAGCCTTATGTTATTTTAATGGTTGGTGTAAATGGCGTCGGGAAAACGACTACTATCGGTAAGCTAAGCAAGCGTTTTCAATCGGAAGGCAAGTCCGTTATGTTGGCTGCCGGTGATACGTTTCGCGCGGCTGCAGTTGAACAATTACAAGTCTGGGGCGAGCGCAATAATGTGCCGGTTATCGCTCAACACAGCGGAGCCGATAGTGCCTCGGTTATTTTTGATGCCGTGCAAGCGGCACAAGCCCGCAATATAGATGTGTTAATTGCAGACACTGCCGGGCGCTTACACAACAAAGACAACTTAATGGAAGAGTTGAAAAAAGTCGTGCGGGTAATGGCTAAGCTCGATGATACTGCTCCCCATGAAGTGATGCTGGTATTGGATGCAGGTACCGGTCAAAATGCCCTATCGCAAGCAAAAAGTTTTCAACAAGTGGTGGGTGTCAGCGGCCTCACATTGACCAAATTAGATGGCACCGCCAAAGGCGGTATTATTTTCGCTATCAGTAAGCAGCTAGATATTCCGATTCGATTTATTGGCGTAGGCGAAAAAGTAGACGATTTGCGTCCTTTTGTGGCGGAAGATTTTGTCGCGGCATTATTTGATGTAGACCAATAA
- the rsmD gene encoding 16S rRNA (guanine(966)-N(2))-methyltransferase RsmD, with amino-acid sequence MAKTSPRRPSNKTSNQLRIIGGQWRGRKLAFPTVEGLRPTPDRVRETLFNWLAPSIIGARCADLFSGSGALGLEALSRGSGHTDLVDSAKPVSQQLNLNLQTLQCDHATVWHSQAQPWLQQAIPGYDIIFLDPPFGQNLAASCIEIINNRNLLNDKAWVYLEMGATEPLPHYPENWQLHREKTAGQVCYRLFKVEQA; translated from the coding sequence ATGGCTAAAACTTCACCCCGGCGCCCGAGCAACAAAACCAGTAACCAATTGCGGATTATTGGTGGCCAATGGCGTGGTAGAAAATTGGCCTTCCCCACAGTCGAAGGACTGCGCCCGACTCCCGACAGGGTTCGGGAAACGCTATTTAACTGGCTGGCACCCAGCATCATTGGCGCTCGCTGTGCAGACCTATTCAGTGGCAGTGGCGCGCTCGGGTTGGAGGCGTTATCCAGAGGTTCCGGACATACCGATTTAGTTGACAGCGCCAAGCCCGTCAGCCAACAGCTCAACCTTAATCTGCAAACGTTGCAATGTGACCACGCCACTGTCTGGCACAGCCAAGCGCAGCCGTGGCTACAACAAGCAATACCGGGCTACGATATTATTTTTCTCGACCCCCCTTTTGGCCAGAATTTAGCCGCCAGCTGTATAGAAATCATCAATAATCGCAATTTACTGAACGACAAAGCCTGGGTATATCTGGAAATGGGTGCTACAGAACCGCTACCCCATTACCCCGAAAACTGGCAACTACACCGGGAAAAAACCGCCGGCCAGGTCTGCTATCGCCTATTCAAGGTTGAGCAGGCATAA
- the coaD gene encoding pantetheine-phosphate adenylyltransferase, with translation MKTVIYPGTFNPITNGHIDLVERAAKLFDKVVIAIAYSEKKQPMFSLEQRITLCEQALAHLDNIEVCGFSELLVDFARSKNSQFVLRGVRSMKDFEYEIQMADMNRAMSPGFETIFLTPADGLSYISSTLVREIAGMGGDVSNFVPANVLGALQQQLDQ, from the coding sequence ATGAAAACCGTTATCTATCCTGGCACTTTCAACCCTATTACTAACGGTCATATCGATTTGGTGGAGCGCGCCGCCAAACTTTTCGACAAGGTGGTAATCGCCATTGCCTATAGTGAGAAAAAGCAGCCCATGTTTAGCCTTGAGCAGCGCATCACTCTATGTGAGCAGGCACTTGCTCACTTGGATAACATTGAGGTGTGTGGGTTTAGTGAGCTGCTGGTAGATTTTGCCCGCAGCAAAAATAGCCAATTTGTACTGCGCGGTGTGCGCTCAATGAAGGACTTTGAATATGAAATTCAAATGGCGGATATGAACCGGGCAATGTCGCCCGGGTTTGAAACTATTTTTCTCACCCCTGCTGATGGTCTGTCGTATATCTCTTCCACACTGGTAAGGGAGATTGCCGGCATGGGAGGCGATGTCAGCAACTTTGTCCCCGCCAATGTGCTAGGTGCATTGCAGCAACAACTGGATCAATAA
- a CDS encoding YfhL family 4Fe-4S dicluster ferredoxin: MSLLITDECINCDVCEPVCPNEAIYQGELIYEIDPSLCTECVGHFDEPQCQTVCPVDCIPLDPDHLETPKQLQAKYQRLIAVG, translated from the coding sequence ATGTCTTTATTAATTACCGACGAATGTATCAATTGCGATGTTTGCGAGCCGGTGTGCCCCAATGAGGCCATCTATCAAGGCGAGCTGATTTATGAAATAGACCCATCACTGTGTACCGAATGTGTTGGGCATTTTGATGAACCACAATGTCAAACCGTCTGCCCTGTCGATTGTATTCCTTTAGACCCGGACCATCTGGAAACCCCGAAACAATTACAAGCAAAATACCAACGTTTAATAGCCGTTGGCTAA
- the mutM gene encoding bifunctional DNA-formamidopyrimidine glycosylase/DNA-(apurinic or apyrimidinic site) lyase, with protein sequence MPELPEVETTRLGIEPHILQRHVKKLVVRQPQLRWAVPANLARLVKGKQIQGVERRAKYLLLHFSNGTAILHLGMSGSLRIIKADEPPMAHDHVDWVLDDGHALRFTDPRRFGCLLWQGANDELHSLLASLGPEPLTDDFDGELLFQRSRGRKAPVKTFIMDNKIVVGVGNIYANEALFAAGIRPDRQAGKVSQQRYLRLAQEIKTVLAQAIEQGGTTLRDFVGGDGKPGYFKQQLKVYGRGDTPCITCKASLKEVRLGQRSTVFCPQCQR encoded by the coding sequence ATGCCTGAATTGCCCGAAGTAGAAACCACCCGATTGGGGATTGAGCCGCATATTCTGCAGCGCCACGTCAAAAAACTGGTGGTGCGACAACCGCAGCTGCGCTGGGCGGTGCCTGCAAATCTGGCGCGTCTGGTTAAAGGCAAGCAAATTCAGGGCGTTGAGCGCCGCGCTAAATATTTACTGCTGCACTTTTCCAATGGCACGGCGATACTTCATTTGGGTATGTCCGGAAGTCTGCGCATTATCAAAGCCGATGAACCACCTATGGCTCATGACCATGTGGACTGGGTATTGGATGATGGTCACGCTTTGCGCTTTACTGATCCCCGCCGCTTTGGCTGTCTGTTGTGGCAGGGCGCCAATGATGAGCTGCACAGTTTGCTAGCGTCTCTGGGGCCAGAGCCGCTTACCGACGATTTCGATGGTGAGTTATTATTTCAGCGCTCGCGGGGTCGCAAGGCGCCGGTGAAAACCTTCATTATGGATAATAAGATTGTGGTGGGCGTTGGCAATATCTATGCTAACGAAGCCTTATTTGCTGCGGGTATCAGGCCTGATCGGCAAGCGGGCAAAGTGTCACAGCAACGGTATTTACGATTAGCACAAGAAATTAAAACCGTATTGGCGCAGGCGATTGAACAAGGTGGAACGACCTTGCGGGATTTTGTTGGCGGTGACGGCAAACCGGGTTATTTTAAGCAGCAGTTAAAGGTCTATGGTCGTGGCGATACGCCCTGTATTACGTGCAAGGCTAGCTTGAAGGAGGTCCGCTTAGGTCAGCGTAGTACGGTGTTTTGCCCGCAATGCCAGCGTTGA
- the rpmG gene encoding 50S ribosomal protein L33: protein MAKSARDKIKLVSTAGTGHYYTTDKNKRNTPDKMVFKKYDPVVRKHVEYKESKIK, encoded by the coding sequence ATGGCGAAAAGCGCACGCGATAAAATCAAATTGGTTTCTACTGCTGGTACTGGTCACTATTACACGACTGATAAGAACAAGCGTAATACTCCGGACAAAATGGTGTTCAAGAAGTATGACCCTGTTGTTCGTAAGCACGTAGAGTATAAAGAATCCAAAATTAAGTAA
- the rpmB gene encoding 50S ribosomal protein L28, which translates to MSRVCQVTGKRPISGNNVSHAKNRTRRRFLPNLHRHRFWVESENRFVSLRVTTKGMRIIDKKGIDAVLADCRARGEKV; encoded by the coding sequence ATGTCCAGAGTATGTCAGGTTACAGGCAAGCGCCCAATTTCGGGAAACAATGTTTCCCACGCGAAAAACCGTACGCGTCGTCGTTTTTTACCCAATCTGCACCGTCACCGTTTTTGGGTTGAGAGTGAAAACCGCTTCGTTTCACTGCGTGTTACCACTAAAGGTATGCGTATCATTGATAAAAAGGGTATCGACGCTGTATTAGCAGATTGTCGTGCTCGTGGCGAGAAGGTATAA
- the radC gene encoding DNA repair protein RadC, with the protein MAITDWPVKERPREKLLKQGAAALSDAELLAIFLRTGAPGMTAVDLARQLLTQFGGLRPLLSAQMRQFCEGRGLGLAKFAQLQAVLEMSRRHLQESMERGEGITSPALTRQYLLSCLRDQSQEQFCCLFLDSQHRVICFETLFYGTIDAACVYPREVVTRSLQLQAAALILAHNHPSGVAEPSQADERITRRLVEALALVDIRVLDHFVVGDGELVSFAERGLL; encoded by the coding sequence ATGGCAATTACCGATTGGCCAGTTAAAGAAAGGCCCCGCGAAAAACTACTTAAACAGGGTGCTGCAGCCCTTTCCGATGCAGAATTGCTAGCGATTTTTTTACGTACCGGCGCACCTGGTATGACCGCCGTGGATTTGGCACGACAGTTACTGACACAGTTTGGTGGTTTGCGCCCCTTGCTCAGTGCCCAGATGCGCCAGTTTTGCGAAGGCCGTGGTTTGGGTTTAGCCAAATTTGCTCAATTACAGGCAGTACTGGAAATGTCGCGACGCCATTTGCAGGAGTCGATGGAGCGTGGTGAGGGCATTACTAGTCCCGCGCTGACCCGCCAGTATTTGTTGTCCTGTTTGCGAGATCAGTCGCAGGAGCAGTTTTGCTGTTTATTTCTAGACAGCCAGCACCGGGTGATTTGTTTTGAAACCCTGTTTTACGGCACTATCGATGCGGCCTGTGTGTATCCACGGGAAGTAGTTACCCGCAGTTTGCAGCTACAGGCCGCTGCGTTGATTCTGGCGCACAATCACCCCAGCGGTGTGGCTGAGCCGTCACAAGCCGATGAGCGCATCACCAGACGCTTGGTGGAAGCACTGGCATTGGTGGATATTCGGGTGTTGGATCACTTTGTGGTGGGTGATGGCGAATTGGTATCTTTTGCCGAGCGCGGGCTGCTTTGA
- the coaBC gene encoding bifunctional phosphopantothenoylcysteine decarboxylase/phosphopantothenate--cysteine ligase CoaBC, with protein MQQLNNKQILLGVTGGIAAYKAAELIRRLQDHGANVRVVMTKAAQEFITPLTLQALSGNPVHTDLLNPEAEAAMGHIELARWADLVLVAPASADFMARLAHGEAGDLLTTLCLATHAGIAIAPAMNQGMWRDPSTQANLQTLIDRQVAILGPAEGSQACGDIGPGRMLEAADIAALAAAQFQSGSLDGVKLVITAGPTREAIDPVRYISNHSSGKMGFALATAAVEAGASVTLIAGPVALATPERVTRINVESADQMHQAALAELGHCDIFIGAAAVADYRPANIAEQKIKKNDDNMTIALVRNPDIIAAVASHPQRPFAIGFAAETQDVLSYARGKLKNKNLDLIIANDVSDSRIGFNSDDNAVTVVAETSETAIAIASKQQLARQLLAVIAEHYYAKNVK; from the coding sequence ATGCAGCAACTAAACAACAAACAGATTTTACTGGGCGTCACCGGTGGTATTGCCGCTTATAAAGCGGCGGAATTGATCCGCCGCCTGCAAGACCACGGTGCCAACGTACGCGTGGTGATGACCAAAGCTGCTCAGGAATTTATCACGCCGTTAACATTGCAGGCACTCTCGGGTAACCCGGTACATACCGATTTGTTAAACCCCGAAGCCGAAGCCGCAATGGGGCATATTGAGCTCGCGCGCTGGGCCGATCTGGTGTTAGTTGCTCCCGCCAGCGCGGATTTTATGGCGCGCTTAGCCCATGGCGAAGCCGGCGATTTACTCACCACCCTGTGTTTGGCTACCCATGCCGGTATCGCCATAGCGCCGGCAATGAACCAGGGTATGTGGCGCGATCCTTCAACACAGGCCAATCTGCAAACCCTGATAGATCGTCAAGTCGCCATCCTGGGCCCCGCTGAAGGCTCTCAGGCCTGTGGTGATATCGGCCCTGGTCGCATGCTGGAAGCTGCCGATATTGCGGCTCTAGCCGCAGCACAATTTCAATCCGGCAGTTTGGATGGAGTAAAACTGGTGATTACCGCCGGGCCCACCCGCGAAGCTATCGACCCGGTTCGCTATATCAGTAACCACAGCTCCGGCAAAATGGGTTTTGCATTAGCCACCGCTGCCGTTGAGGCAGGCGCCTCGGTGACACTGATCGCCGGGCCGGTAGCCTTAGCCACACCCGAACGGGTTACCCGTATCAATGTAGAAAGCGCAGATCAAATGCATCAAGCCGCCCTTGCCGAGTTAGGCCACTGCGATATTTTCATTGGTGCCGCTGCTGTAGCAGATTACCGTCCAGCCAACATTGCAGAACAAAAAATCAAAAAAAACGATGACAATATGACAATCGCGCTGGTCCGCAACCCGGATATTATTGCTGCCGTCGCCAGTCACCCGCAGCGACCCTTCGCCATCGGTTTTGCTGCCGAGACTCAGGATGTACTGAGCTATGCGCGCGGAAAACTCAAAAATAAAAATCTCGATTTAATCATTGCCAATGATGTATCCGATAGCCGTATCGGTTTTAATAGTGATGACAATGCGGTTACCGTCGTTGCCGAAACCAGCGAAACAGCCATCGCCATTGCCTCCAAGCAGCAATTGGCGCGGCAGCTGCTAGCAGTGATCGCTGAACACTATTACGCTAAAAACGTTAAGTAA